The proteins below come from a single Balaenoptera acutorostrata chromosome 2, mBalAcu1.1, whole genome shotgun sequence genomic window:
- the PDLIM7 gene encoding PDZ and LIM domain protein 7 isoform X3, producing the protein MDSFKVVLEGPAPWGFRLQGGKDFNVPLSISRLTPGGKAAQAGVAVGDWVLSIDGENAGGLTHIEAQNKIRACGEHLSLGLSRAQPPQSKPQKVQTPDKQPLRPLVPDASKQRLMEDTEDWRPRPGTGQSRSFRILAHLTGTEFMQDPDEEHLKKSSQVPRTEAPAPASATPQEPWPGPTTPSPTSRPPWAVDPAFAERYAPDKTSTVLTRHTQPATPTPMQNRTSIVQAAAGGGPGGSGGSNGKTPVCHQCHKVIRGRYLVALGHAYHPEEFVCSQCGKVLEEGGFFEEKGAVFCPPCYDVRYAPSCAKCKKKITGEIMHALKMTWHVHCFTCAACKTPIRNRAFYMEEGAPYCERDYEKMFGTKCRGCDFKIDAGDRFLEALGFSWHDTCFVCAICQINLEGKTFYSKKDKPLCKSHAFSHV; encoded by the exons ATGGATTCCTTCAAGGTGGTACTAGAGGGGCCAGCACCTTGGGGCTTCCGGCTGCAGGGGGGCAAGGACTTCAATGTGCCCCTCTCCATCTCCCGG CTCACTCCTGGAGGTAAAGCTGCGCAGGCCGGCGTGGCCGTGGGCGACTGGGTGCTGAGTATCGATGGCGAGAATGCGGGGGGCCTCACACACATCGAAGCCCAGAACAAGATACGTGCCTGCGGGGAGCACCTCAGCCTGGGTCTCAGCAG gGCCCAGCCGCCTCAGAGCAAACCGCAGAAG GTGCAGACCCCTGACAA ACAGCCGCTCCGACCGCTGGTCCCAGACGCCAGCAAGCAGCGGCTGATGGAGGACACGGAGGACTGGCGGCCGAGGCCTGGGACAGGCCAGTCCCGTTCCTTCCGCATTCTCGCCCACCTCACGGGCACCGAGTTCA TGCAAGACCCGGATGAGGAGCATCTGAAGAAATCAAG CCAGGTGCCCAGGACAgaagccccagccccagcttcaGCTACACCCCAGGAACCCTGGCCTG GCCctaccacccccagccccaccagccGCCCGCCCTGGGCTGTGGACCCTGCGTTCGCTGAGCGCTACGCCCCGGACAAGACCAGCACGGTGCTGACCCGGCACACCCAGCCAGCCACACCCACGCCCATGCAGAACCGCACCTCCATTGTGCAGGCTGccgctggagggggccctggagGCAGCGGTGGCAGCAATGGCAAGACTCCCGTGTGCCACCAGTGCCACAAGGTCATCCG GGGCCGCTACCTGGTGGCACTGGGCCACGCGTACCACCCCGAGGAGTTTGTGTGCAGTCAGTGTGGGAAGGTCCTGGAAGAGGGTGGCTTCTTCGAGGAAAAGGGCGCCGTCTTCTGCCCGCCCTGCTATGACGTGCGCTATGCACCCAGCTGTGCCAAATGCAAGAAGAAGATCACTGGC GAGATCATGCATGCCCTGAAGATGACCTGGCACGTGCATTGCTTCACCTGTGCGGCCTGCAAGACACCCATTCGGAACAGGGCCTTCTATATGGAGGAAGGGGCCCCCTACTGCGAGCGAG ACTATGAGAAGATGTTTGGCACAAAATGCCGAGGCTGTGACTTCAAGATCGATGCCGGGGACCGCTTCCTGGAGGCGCTGGGCTTCAGCTGGCACGATACGTGCTTCGTGTGCGCG ATATGTCAGATCAACCTGGAAGGAAAGACTTTCTACTCCAAGAAGGACAAGCCCCTTTGCAAGAGCCACGCCTTCTCCCACGTGTGA
- the PDLIM7 gene encoding PDZ and LIM domain protein 7 isoform X4 → MARMRGASHTSKPRTRYVPAGSTSAWVSAGPSRLRANRRRCRPLTSQQPLRPLVPDASKQRLMEDTEDWRPRPGTGQSRSFRILAHLTGTEFMQDPDEEHLKKSSQVPRTEAPAPASATPQEPWPGPTTPSPTSRPPWAVDPAFAERYAPDKTSTVLTRHTQPATPTPMQNRTSIVQAAAGGGPGGSGGSNGKTPVCHQCHKVIRGRYLVALGHAYHPEEFVCSQCGKVLEEGGFFEEKGAVFCPPCYDVRYAPSCAKCKKKITGEIMHALKMTWHVHCFTCAACKTPIRNRAFYMEEGAPYCERDYEKMFGTKCRGCDFKIDAGDRFLEALGFSWHDTCFVCAICQINLEGKTFYSKKDKPLCKSHAFSHV, encoded by the exons ATGGCGAGAATGCGGGGGGCCTCACACACATCGAAGCCCAGAACAAGATACGTGCCTGCGGGGAGCACCTCAGCCTGGGTCTCAGCAG gGCCCAGCCGCCTCAGAGCAAACCGCAGAAG GTGCAGACCCCTGACAAGTCA ACAGCCGCTCCGACCGCTGGTCCCAGACGCCAGCAAGCAGCGGCTGATGGAGGACACGGAGGACTGGCGGCCGAGGCCTGGGACAGGCCAGTCCCGTTCCTTCCGCATTCTCGCCCACCTCACGGGCACCGAGTTCA TGCAAGACCCGGATGAGGAGCATCTGAAGAAATCAAG CCAGGTGCCCAGGACAgaagccccagccccagcttcaGCTACACCCCAGGAACCCTGGCCTG GCCctaccacccccagccccaccagccGCCCGCCCTGGGCTGTGGACCCTGCGTTCGCTGAGCGCTACGCCCCGGACAAGACCAGCACGGTGCTGACCCGGCACACCCAGCCAGCCACACCCACGCCCATGCAGAACCGCACCTCCATTGTGCAGGCTGccgctggagggggccctggagGCAGCGGTGGCAGCAATGGCAAGACTCCCGTGTGCCACCAGTGCCACAAGGTCATCCG GGGCCGCTACCTGGTGGCACTGGGCCACGCGTACCACCCCGAGGAGTTTGTGTGCAGTCAGTGTGGGAAGGTCCTGGAAGAGGGTGGCTTCTTCGAGGAAAAGGGCGCCGTCTTCTGCCCGCCCTGCTATGACGTGCGCTATGCACCCAGCTGTGCCAAATGCAAGAAGAAGATCACTGGC GAGATCATGCATGCCCTGAAGATGACCTGGCACGTGCATTGCTTCACCTGTGCGGCCTGCAAGACACCCATTCGGAACAGGGCCTTCTATATGGAGGAAGGGGCCCCCTACTGCGAGCGAG ACTATGAGAAGATGTTTGGCACAAAATGCCGAGGCTGTGACTTCAAGATCGATGCCGGGGACCGCTTCCTGGAGGCGCTGGGCTTCAGCTGGCACGATACGTGCTTCGTGTGCGCG ATATGTCAGATCAACCTGGAAGGAAAGACTTTCTACTCCAAGAAGGACAAGCCCCTTTGCAAGAGCCACGCCTTCTCCCACGTGTGA
- the PDLIM7 gene encoding PDZ and LIM domain protein 7 isoform X2: MDSFKVVLEGPAPWGFRLQGGKDFNVPLSISRLTPGGKAAQAGVAVGDWVLSIDGENAGGLTHIEAQNKIRACGEHLSLGLSRAQPPQSKPQKALASAADPPRYTFAPSASLNKTARPFGAPQPADSAPQQNGQPLRPLVPDASKQRLMEDTEDWRPRPGTGQSRSFRILAHLTGTEFMQDPDEEHLKKSSQVPRTEAPAPASATPQEPWPGPTTPSPTSRPPWAVDPAFAERYAPDKTSTVLTRHTQPATPTPMQNRTSIVQAAAGGGPGGSGGSNGKTPVCHQCHKVIRGRYLVALGHAYHPEEFVCSQCGKVLEEGGFFEEKGAVFCPPCYDVRYAPSCAKCKKKITGEIMHALKMTWHVHCFTCAACKTPIRNRAFYMEEGAPYCERDYEKMFGTKCRGCDFKIDAGDRFLEALGFSWHDTCFVCAICQINLEGKTFYSKKDKPLCKSHAFSHV, from the exons ATGGATTCCTTCAAGGTGGTACTAGAGGGGCCAGCACCTTGGGGCTTCCGGCTGCAGGGGGGCAAGGACTTCAATGTGCCCCTCTCCATCTCCCGG CTCACTCCTGGAGGTAAAGCTGCGCAGGCCGGCGTGGCCGTGGGCGACTGGGTGCTGAGTATCGATGGCGAGAATGCGGGGGGCCTCACACACATCGAAGCCCAGAACAAGATACGTGCCTGCGGGGAGCACCTCAGCCTGGGTCTCAGCAG gGCCCAGCCGCCTCAGAGCAAACCGCAGAAG GCCCTGGCCTCCGCCGCGGACCCCCCGCGGTACACCTTTGCACCCAGCGCCTCCCTCAACAAGACGGCCCGGCCCTTCGGGGCCCCCCAGCCCGCTGACAGCGCCCCGCAGCAGAATGG ACAGCCGCTCCGACCGCTGGTCCCAGACGCCAGCAAGCAGCGGCTGATGGAGGACACGGAGGACTGGCGGCCGAGGCCTGGGACAGGCCAGTCCCGTTCCTTCCGCATTCTCGCCCACCTCACGGGCACCGAGTTCA TGCAAGACCCGGATGAGGAGCATCTGAAGAAATCAAG CCAGGTGCCCAGGACAgaagccccagccccagcttcaGCTACACCCCAGGAACCCTGGCCTG GCCctaccacccccagccccaccagccGCCCGCCCTGGGCTGTGGACCCTGCGTTCGCTGAGCGCTACGCCCCGGACAAGACCAGCACGGTGCTGACCCGGCACACCCAGCCAGCCACACCCACGCCCATGCAGAACCGCACCTCCATTGTGCAGGCTGccgctggagggggccctggagGCAGCGGTGGCAGCAATGGCAAGACTCCCGTGTGCCACCAGTGCCACAAGGTCATCCG GGGCCGCTACCTGGTGGCACTGGGCCACGCGTACCACCCCGAGGAGTTTGTGTGCAGTCAGTGTGGGAAGGTCCTGGAAGAGGGTGGCTTCTTCGAGGAAAAGGGCGCCGTCTTCTGCCCGCCCTGCTATGACGTGCGCTATGCACCCAGCTGTGCCAAATGCAAGAAGAAGATCACTGGC GAGATCATGCATGCCCTGAAGATGACCTGGCACGTGCATTGCTTCACCTGTGCGGCCTGCAAGACACCCATTCGGAACAGGGCCTTCTATATGGAGGAAGGGGCCCCCTACTGCGAGCGAG ACTATGAGAAGATGTTTGGCACAAAATGCCGAGGCTGTGACTTCAAGATCGATGCCGGGGACCGCTTCCTGGAGGCGCTGGGCTTCAGCTGGCACGATACGTGCTTCGTGTGCGCG ATATGTCAGATCAACCTGGAAGGAAAGACTTTCTACTCCAAGAAGGACAAGCCCCTTTGCAAGAGCCACGCCTTCTCCCACGTGTGA
- the PDLIM7 gene encoding PDZ and LIM domain protein 7 isoform X1, with the protein MDSFKVVLEGPAPWGFRLQGGKDFNVPLSISRLTPGGKAAQAGVAVGDWVLSIDGENAGGLTHIEAQNKIRACGEHLSLGLSRAQPPQSKPQKALASAADPPRYTFAPSASLNKTARPFGAPQPADSAPQQNGCRPLTSQQPLRPLVPDASKQRLMEDTEDWRPRPGTGQSRSFRILAHLTGTEFMQDPDEEHLKKSSQVPRTEAPAPASATPQEPWPGPTTPSPTSRPPWAVDPAFAERYAPDKTSTVLTRHTQPATPTPMQNRTSIVQAAAGGGPGGSGGSNGKTPVCHQCHKVIRGRYLVALGHAYHPEEFVCSQCGKVLEEGGFFEEKGAVFCPPCYDVRYAPSCAKCKKKITGEIMHALKMTWHVHCFTCAACKTPIRNRAFYMEEGAPYCERDYEKMFGTKCRGCDFKIDAGDRFLEALGFSWHDTCFVCAICQINLEGKTFYSKKDKPLCKSHAFSHV; encoded by the exons ATGGATTCCTTCAAGGTGGTACTAGAGGGGCCAGCACCTTGGGGCTTCCGGCTGCAGGGGGGCAAGGACTTCAATGTGCCCCTCTCCATCTCCCGG CTCACTCCTGGAGGTAAAGCTGCGCAGGCCGGCGTGGCCGTGGGCGACTGGGTGCTGAGTATCGATGGCGAGAATGCGGGGGGCCTCACACACATCGAAGCCCAGAACAAGATACGTGCCTGCGGGGAGCACCTCAGCCTGGGTCTCAGCAG gGCCCAGCCGCCTCAGAGCAAACCGCAGAAG GCCCTGGCCTCCGCCGCGGACCCCCCGCGGTACACCTTTGCACCCAGCGCCTCCCTCAACAAGACGGCCCGGCCCTTCGGGGCCCCCCAGCCCGCTGACAGCGCCCCGCAGCAGAATGG GTGCAGACCCCTGACAAGTCA ACAGCCGCTCCGACCGCTGGTCCCAGACGCCAGCAAGCAGCGGCTGATGGAGGACACGGAGGACTGGCGGCCGAGGCCTGGGACAGGCCAGTCCCGTTCCTTCCGCATTCTCGCCCACCTCACGGGCACCGAGTTCA TGCAAGACCCGGATGAGGAGCATCTGAAGAAATCAAG CCAGGTGCCCAGGACAgaagccccagccccagcttcaGCTACACCCCAGGAACCCTGGCCTG GCCctaccacccccagccccaccagccGCCCGCCCTGGGCTGTGGACCCTGCGTTCGCTGAGCGCTACGCCCCGGACAAGACCAGCACGGTGCTGACCCGGCACACCCAGCCAGCCACACCCACGCCCATGCAGAACCGCACCTCCATTGTGCAGGCTGccgctggagggggccctggagGCAGCGGTGGCAGCAATGGCAAGACTCCCGTGTGCCACCAGTGCCACAAGGTCATCCG GGGCCGCTACCTGGTGGCACTGGGCCACGCGTACCACCCCGAGGAGTTTGTGTGCAGTCAGTGTGGGAAGGTCCTGGAAGAGGGTGGCTTCTTCGAGGAAAAGGGCGCCGTCTTCTGCCCGCCCTGCTATGACGTGCGCTATGCACCCAGCTGTGCCAAATGCAAGAAGAAGATCACTGGC GAGATCATGCATGCCCTGAAGATGACCTGGCACGTGCATTGCTTCACCTGTGCGGCCTGCAAGACACCCATTCGGAACAGGGCCTTCTATATGGAGGAAGGGGCCCCCTACTGCGAGCGAG ACTATGAGAAGATGTTTGGCACAAAATGCCGAGGCTGTGACTTCAAGATCGATGCCGGGGACCGCTTCCTGGAGGCGCTGGGCTTCAGCTGGCACGATACGTGCTTCGTGTGCGCG ATATGTCAGATCAACCTGGAAGGAAAGACTTTCTACTCCAAGAAGGACAAGCCCCTTTGCAAGAGCCACGCCTTCTCCCACGTGTGA
- the PDLIM7 gene encoding PDZ and LIM domain protein 7 isoform X5, giving the protein MDSFKVVLEGPAPWGFRLQGGKDFNVPLSISRLTPGGKAAQAGVAVGDWVLSIDGENAGGLTHIEAQNKIRACGEHLSLGLSRAQPPQSKPQKALASAADPPRYTFAPSASLNKTARPFGAPQPADSAPQQNGQPLRPLVPDASKQRLMEDTEDWRPRPGTGQSRSFRILAHLTGTEFMQDPDEEHLKKSREKYVLELQSPRYTRLRDWHHQRSAHVLNVQS; this is encoded by the exons ATGGATTCCTTCAAGGTGGTACTAGAGGGGCCAGCACCTTGGGGCTTCCGGCTGCAGGGGGGCAAGGACTTCAATGTGCCCCTCTCCATCTCCCGG CTCACTCCTGGAGGTAAAGCTGCGCAGGCCGGCGTGGCCGTGGGCGACTGGGTGCTGAGTATCGATGGCGAGAATGCGGGGGGCCTCACACACATCGAAGCCCAGAACAAGATACGTGCCTGCGGGGAGCACCTCAGCCTGGGTCTCAGCAG gGCCCAGCCGCCTCAGAGCAAACCGCAGAAG GCCCTGGCCTCCGCCGCGGACCCCCCGCGGTACACCTTTGCACCCAGCGCCTCCCTCAACAAGACGGCCCGGCCCTTCGGGGCCCCCCAGCCCGCTGACAGCGCCCCGCAGCAGAATGG ACAGCCGCTCCGACCGCTGGTCCCAGACGCCAGCAAGCAGCGGCTGATGGAGGACACGGAGGACTGGCGGCCGAGGCCTGGGACAGGCCAGTCCCGTTCCTTCCGCATTCTCGCCCACCTCACGGGCACCGAGTTCA TGCAAGACCCGGATGAGGAGCATCTGAAGAAATCAAG gGAAAAGTATGTCCTGGAGCTGCAGAGCCCACGCTACACCCGCCTCCGGGACTGGCACCACCAGCGCTCTGCCCACGTGCTCAACGTGCAGTCGTAG